One Thermoplasmata archaeon DNA window includes the following coding sequences:
- a CDS encoding ribosome biogenesis/translation initiation ATPase RLI, producing the protein MALRIAVVLRDRCQPKKCNYECVRFCPRVRSGEKVVVPDEKGKPSISEELCVGCGICVHKCPFEAIKIIGLPSELKRELIHQYGENSFRLFKLPTPRAGETIGLLGPNGIGKTTILSILSGQLVPNLGDFRNPPGWDAVIERFSGTELKDYFIKIKEKKLITSLKPQYVDKLPRVESGKVGELLTRVDPEGKLKNLASGLELESCLDRRLSELSGGELQRVAIAATILKPADVYFFDEPSSYLDIHQRLRVARIIRSLASSKRVVVVEHDLAALDFLADSVYLMYGSEGAYGVVGQPRSVRSGINTYLDGYMREENIRFRERPIRFEAKAPRGGWGGKVILEFPALYKKYDGFSLRTEPGRIREGEVVGVVGPNATGKTTFVRMLAGELSPTEGSVELKRRVSYKPQYVRIEFEGTVGEYLCFALHETAEDLFFKTEVIEPLGLRSIWEKQIQELSGGELQRVAIGSCLGARDAELFLIDEPSAYLDSNQRMEVASAIRRVMEKSGKSAFIVDHDIYFLDLVSDSIMVFEGIPGVEGRGAGPFDMRTGMNRFLKSVGITFRRDAETKRPRINKPDSRLDREQKERGEYYYQE; encoded by the coding sequence ATGGCGCTGAGGATAGCAGTTGTCCTTCGGGACCGATGCCAACCCAAGAAATGCAATTACGAGTGCGTAAGGTTCTGCCCCCGTGTCCGGAGCGGCGAGAAGGTCGTTGTCCCGGACGAAAAGGGAAAGCCATCAATCTCCGAAGAGCTTTGCGTAGGGTGTGGAATCTGCGTTCACAAATGCCCATTTGAAGCAATTAAAATAATCGGCCTTCCGTCGGAACTGAAGCGGGAACTCATACACCAGTACGGTGAGAACTCTTTCCGCCTCTTTAAGCTCCCCACCCCGAGAGCGGGGGAGACCATCGGCCTTCTCGGGCCCAATGGTATAGGAAAGACCACCATCCTCAGCATCCTCAGCGGCCAGCTCGTGCCGAATCTAGGGGATTTCCGGAACCCTCCGGGGTGGGACGCGGTTATTGAGAGGTTCTCGGGGACGGAACTCAAGGACTACTTCATTAAAATAAAAGAGAAAAAGCTCATCACTTCACTCAAGCCTCAGTATGTAGACAAACTGCCCCGGGTGGAGAGTGGTAAAGTCGGGGAGCTGCTCACCCGCGTTGACCCGGAGGGAAAACTCAAGAATCTGGCGAGTGGGCTTGAGTTGGAGAGCTGTCTTGACCGCCGACTTAGCGAACTCTCGGGGGGAGAGCTCCAGAGGGTCGCAATTGCCGCGACAATTCTGAAACCCGCGGATGTCTATTTCTTCGACGAGCCCTCATCCTATCTAGATATCCATCAGAGGTTGAGGGTCGCTCGCATAATCAGATCCCTCGCATCATCAAAGCGCGTGGTCGTGGTCGAGCACGACCTCGCGGCGCTCGATTTCCTCGCCGACAGCGTATATCTCATGTACGGGAGCGAGGGGGCCTACGGAGTCGTCGGCCAGCCGCGCTCTGTTCGCAGCGGCATCAACACCTATCTCGATGGCTACATGAGAGAGGAGAACATCAGGTTCAGAGAGAGGCCGATTCGGTTCGAGGCAAAGGCGCCGCGGGGTGGGTGGGGAGGCAAGGTAATTCTCGAGTTCCCCGCCCTGTACAAAAAATACGACGGCTTCTCTTTGAGGACGGAACCCGGCAGAATTCGGGAGGGGGAGGTCGTCGGTGTCGTTGGTCCCAACGCCACGGGAAAGACCACATTCGTGAGAATGCTTGCGGGAGAGCTCAGCCCAACGGAAGGGTCGGTCGAGCTAAAACGCAGGGTTAGCTACAAACCGCAGTACGTCAGAATCGAGTTCGAGGGCACGGTGGGGGAGTACTTGTGCTTTGCCCTCCATGAGACCGCCGAGGATCTCTTCTTCAAAACTGAGGTCATTGAACCCCTCGGCCTTCGCTCTATCTGGGAAAAGCAGATCCAAGAACTCTCGGGGGGCGAGCTCCAGAGGGTCGCGATAGGGAGTTGTCTGGGGGCGAGGGACGCAGAACTCTTCCTCATTGACGAGCCCTCGGCCTATCTCGACTCAAACCAGCGCATGGAGGTCGCGAGTGCGATAAGGCGCGTGATGGAGAAGTCGGGGAAGTCCGCATTCATCGTGGACCACGACATATACTTCCTCGACCTAGTAAGCGACTCGATAATGGTCTTTGAGGGCATTCCCGGCGTGGAGGGGCGCGGCGCGGGCCCATTTGACATGCGCACTGGGATGAACCGCTTTTTAAAGAGCGTTGGAATCACCTTCCGCAGGGACGCCGAGACGAAGCGTCCCAGAATCAACAAACCCGATTCGCGTCTCGACAGGGAGCAGAAGGAGAGGGGAGAATACTATTATCAGGAGTAG
- a CDS encoding NifU family protein, whose translation MAEQQGLRARVEKVIETKVRPGLERDGGGIEIVSVDEVSGEVRVRLQGACAGCPMSQMTLTMFVERLLKSEVSGVKRVVPVME comes from the coding sequence ATGGCCGAGCAGCAGGGGTTGCGGGCAAGAGTTGAAAAGGTGATTGAGACGAAGGTGCGCCCGGGTCTGGAACGGGATGGAGGCGGCATCGAGATCGTTTCCGTGGACGAGGTGAGCGGTGAGGTCAGGGTGAGGTTGCAGGGTGCCTGCGCCGGCTGCCCGATGTCCCAGATGACGCTCACGATGTTCGTAGAGAGGCTCCTCAAAAGCGAGGTCTCTGGGGTCAAGAGGGTAGTGCCCGTGATGGAGTAA
- a CDS encoding ATP-dependent DNA ligase has protein sequence MDYQILAEAYSKIEATTKRLDMTALLVELFRASPPEVLRKVVYLTQGKLYPDFIGVELGVADKLAIKALAFVTGLTEDEITARWMREGDLGLVAEGTIGAKKQRTLFSQPLTVERVYASFEAIARATGPGAQELKVKLMGDILHDASPLEAKFIVRTLVGKLRLGVADMTILDALSQAFAPVEGAEPPTAGGAPEPTAVKVSTGASQNSGHGTDEGVGLEAGEGTEGTMGEEAEVAARRKVNRAMVEHAYNLCSDLGEVAERLAARGLEGLREIRLEVGRPVRPMLAERLSSLQETLEKLGGKASLEYKYDGMRIQAHIKIGRDVRLFSRQLENVTGQFPDVTAAILEAFNSRDFEEAIVDGECVPVNIETGEMLPFQEVSHRRGRKYGLESAVEEYPVVYILFDCLQCDGIELISLPYPERRKKLQSIFRTTERVRISEALLTSDLGAAEAFFQGAIESGCEGIIAKSVREDSTYRAGARGWQWIKYKRDYKAEMEDTVDLVPVGAFAGHGKRRGRYGALLMAAYNRDLDRFETVCKLGTGFSDEFLEEMTRTLGALRCPNKHPRVESTMKADYWLVPSVVYEVLGAEITLSPVHTAGLDKIRKGAGLAIRFPRLKQPRPDKGPEDATTVQELIEMYERQLKRLE, from the coding sequence TTGGACTATCAAATCCTGGCGGAGGCCTACTCGAAAATAGAGGCGACCACCAAAAGACTGGACATGACTGCCCTTCTCGTGGAACTGTTCCGGGCATCCCCGCCAGAGGTGCTACGGAAGGTGGTGTACCTCACACAGGGCAAGCTCTACCCGGACTTTATTGGCGTGGAGCTCGGCGTTGCGGACAAGCTTGCAATCAAGGCCCTCGCCTTCGTCACAGGTCTTACCGAGGACGAAATCACCGCCCGGTGGATGAGGGAGGGGGACTTGGGACTAGTGGCGGAAGGCACCATTGGGGCAAAGAAGCAGCGGACTCTTTTCTCTCAACCCCTGACGGTCGAGAGAGTCTATGCCTCATTTGAGGCGATTGCAAGAGCGACTGGCCCCGGGGCACAGGAGCTCAAAGTGAAATTGATGGGCGACATCCTCCACGACGCCTCTCCACTAGAGGCCAAGTTCATCGTGAGAACGCTGGTCGGCAAGTTGCGCCTGGGTGTGGCGGACATGACCATTCTCGACGCCCTATCGCAGGCCTTTGCCCCCGTGGAGGGCGCGGAGCCGCCTACCGCGGGTGGGGCTCCCGAGCCGACTGCCGTAAAAGTCTCGACAGGGGCCTCGCAGAATTCCGGGCACGGCACCGACGAAGGTGTGGGCCTCGAAGCTGGGGAGGGGACGGAGGGCACGATGGGTGAGGAGGCCGAGGTTGCGGCCCGAAGGAAGGTCAACAGGGCGATGGTGGAGCATGCCTACAACCTCTGCTCTGACCTCGGAGAGGTCGCCGAGAGGCTGGCGGCGAGGGGGCTGGAGGGGCTGAGGGAGATAAGGCTTGAGGTCGGGAGGCCGGTCAGGCCAATGCTGGCTGAAAGGCTCTCATCGCTTCAAGAGACACTTGAGAAGCTTGGTGGAAAGGCGAGCCTAGAGTACAAGTACGATGGGATGAGAATTCAGGCTCATATCAAAATAGGAAGGGATGTGAGGCTATTCTCGCGCCAGCTGGAGAACGTGACTGGGCAGTTTCCGGATGTCACGGCGGCCATACTTGAAGCCTTCAATAGCCGCGATTTTGAGGAGGCAATCGTGGATGGGGAATGCGTGCCGGTGAATATAGAGACAGGCGAGATGCTCCCCTTTCAAGAGGTCTCGCACCGGCGCGGGCGGAAGTATGGGCTAGAGTCCGCGGTCGAGGAATATCCTGTAGTGTACATCCTCTTCGACTGCCTGCAGTGCGACGGCATAGAGCTTATATCGCTCCCCTATCCGGAGAGGCGTAAAAAGCTCCAAAGCATCTTCCGCACTACAGAGAGGGTTCGCATCTCAGAAGCCCTGCTCACCTCCGACCTCGGCGCCGCCGAGGCATTCTTCCAAGGGGCAATAGAGAGCGGGTGCGAGGGAATCATAGCAAAATCGGTAAGGGAGGACTCCACTTATCGCGCGGGGGCCAGAGGGTGGCAGTGGATAAAGTACAAGAGGGACTACAAGGCAGAGATGGAGGACACCGTTGACCTCGTTCCCGTTGGCGCATTTGCGGGCCATGGGAAGCGCAGGGGCAGGTACGGCGCCCTCCTCATGGCTGCATACAATCGGGACCTAGACCGTTTTGAGACCGTCTGCAAACTCGGCACCGGCTTCTCCGACGAGTTCCTCGAGGAGATGACCCGGACACTAGGCGCGCTCAGATGCCCCAATAAGCACCCTAGGGTCGAGTCCACGATGAAGGCCGACTACTGGCTTGTCCCCTCCGTGGTCTACGAGGTTCTGGGTGCGGAAATCACCCTAAGCCCCGTCCACACCGCCGGTTTAGACAAAATTCGCAAAGGGGCGGGCTTGGCCATACGATTTCCGCGGCTGAAGCAGCCTCGTCCCGACAAGGGGCCGGAGGACGCGACGACCGTGCAGGAGCTCATCGAGATGTACGAGAGGCAGCTGAAGAGGCTGGAGTGA
- a CDS encoding CARDB domain-containing protein encodes MKPRISKRSAALAALLMIASVLVVPTTVSAGPVVAMSVANESTQTTTPGGSVTYNISISNTGDATALVNLSTSGTPTTWSSQLSSSQVSVSVGNTVTVYLTVGVCATAVADNVGVSIVVIGKYDSGGMEQTKQVSTTTKVSQIYNFGMSIDGAFNKDIAPGSSGTFTLNVSQVAQGNGLNYINLTPVGEQPDGLTISYSANPATLQPFSFSTVIVTVYVPPGTEAKQFPYTITGNSQGGGAAKTASIIVNVTQVWGVSLSATDPVRYLSPDSMTTFTINVNNTGNKADTFDIASVEFLSPAPGWTETHTSSVGPISPKSVAQATVQVYAPANASYPTSMQLRVNFVSETNASVTRNITLTAVVNKVNSTYVSATPFINTSDPGGTTGFTIEVKNSGNGQSTIDLTLPSFPAYLTPSLERSSMELGAGASAKVNMTVSVSKNAPVGDSNIVVRATVRDTVVSSNYTIIVRVNQVYNLSVFPSGSYSQHISPDSKATYGVMVKNTGNGNDTITMSVGTVPSGLTVYFDKYSLSLGPDETSVINATVEVARDTPAATHNIELKGTSSSGKTANTTIIAIIDQHYEVSITTTSAYNTTKPGSSANYTVAIRNLGSGNDTFSITAGGDSPSWVSFSNSSLPLSPGEGSNVTVTVAVPANAKKMNVTTTVTATSTSKSSVNASVSLVTIIDQTYGVQMWISPSSMDIRPGESGKYTVIIKNSGNAKDTFFVNMSQNPNNWASLDISSPFLTLSSDEYYSLNLTVSVPVDAAVTTVKSEVMATSQGDTSVYTKAGATTSVTAIYNFELIVNNANASGEPTDTVTFDVRIKNTGNTPDNYTLDLTGEKRSWASLASPSIRLDTGESRTVLINVTIPDNEKPANHTISLKVTSLGNTSKSQSVSLTVQVLPKHDLELSSGDFQTRKTGDPGMKVVFKINVTNKGPDPDTVDLTLSGARVDWASLSQDSVVLGSGASIMVNLTVSIPSNALPENVLFTVSGKLKSTANRTKSLELTVSVGQIYKIELSSLLSENETTPGGSVNYNVKIKNQGTGNDTVQLTALNYSTWVSFSKSSVTLGPESSEEVTVTVTVPSKPLPAMGDYNITIEGKSVGNDSVRSSLRLVLTIKQLYGVAISSNVSVSYVDPGASTSYELTIKNEGNGRDSFSLTKSGEHTDWVTFSSSSITLAGGASSSVIMTVAVPSNAIAQSFNITVNVKSQGNLAVQQNITVMTTINLLYGLELTASDTYKELTSVASAYFNMTIRNTGNSIDTFDFEAIGARLDWVSFNTSSVILGPGNSTIVKVTVTPPWATPYDKLSGTYTNVIKVTSRGYSFATANVTLTTKIDIRYGLETTWDAIQKTTGPGGRVTFNVTIKNTGNNQDTFSLSALTFTTWVTFDNDNISIIPASLSTVMMTVNVPAGQANQDYIITVEVKSRGNDTLKRSQDIKVTVSERFGVGLSSEDTSKDCGQGDSVVYTIRVKNTGNVLEDIDLKVVEGNYKEWAQLSVFSVQLRESEDREVAVTVRVPSGQAAGAYDVTIKAEVRGHTDFSAQIVLSTSVFYGVELTTKEAKKKGKANEIVTFNVTVKNRGSGNDTFDLSILDPYSSWLVGFDYDLFELGKDKSRLVQVSIRIDKDALMQDYIISLKAMSDGDITKTAVLTLTITVERTPALKLESADTEETVRPGQSVAYTFRLTNDGNGQDTFKLKVQEGDYITWASVSKETTILAVDQYEELTFTVSVPGDAPAGLYNHTLKVWSADNENVFLTLTFRTKVDAVYNFQLSAEEPLLEGKPGEELVYTVKVENIGNAPDTYDIQVKDLPSGWGSTLSSSSVTLNSKSKLTLTFVVWITTNYEKARANSYYFSLRFISRGNDTVEKTLALTAVVQQVYGIELTLDPGSTEKTIDPYGDDQDFTIIVKNTGNGEDTVTFKVTRYPARWSSSYFTFSPTAITVQPGNTTTRQVSVRLSASSIETDRGSYDFDVAAISKDGTQSLAVRVPVKVIKGAVRSLTPEDIKLSKSRLGKGELLTVTVTITNAGDADMRGVTVTLYANGNTVASKPITSTIKKDRSAQVVLEWTPESADEYTLKIAAKYGIDDPVELTLSQKIVVTEAGAGMDIGSIFPWLLIGFLIAVIVVVAAVFSRRRAAPAPPAGLRPPLTEPGEEGAEEEGGEEEGLGEEGLGEEEEKMEEEPVPPPEAPPKIMRIKCPKCTGTKEITDQTRPLEVTCDTCGARLRIK; translated from the coding sequence CAATGTAGGTGTCTCAATCGTAGTGATAGGAAAATACGACTCAGGTGGAATGGAGCAGACCAAACAGGTCTCTACGACCACAAAGGTCTCCCAGATCTACAACTTCGGCATGTCCATTGACGGCGCTTTCAACAAGGACATAGCCCCGGGGAGTTCAGGGACCTTCACTCTAAACGTATCGCAAGTGGCCCAGGGCAACGGCCTGAACTACATCAACCTTACGCCGGTCGGGGAGCAGCCCGATGGCCTCACGATATCCTATAGCGCCAACCCCGCCACCCTCCAGCCATTTTCCTTCAGCACCGTCATAGTAACGGTCTATGTGCCCCCAGGGACCGAGGCCAAGCAGTTCCCCTACACGATCACCGGCAACTCACAAGGCGGGGGCGCGGCCAAGACGGCGAGTATTATTGTTAATGTAACACAGGTTTGGGGCGTCTCCCTCTCCGCTACCGACCCTGTCAGATACCTCAGTCCCGATTCAATGACCACTTTCACCATCAACGTTAACAACACGGGGAACAAGGCCGATACCTTCGACATCGCGTCCGTAGAGTTCCTTTCCCCGGCACCGGGGTGGACCGAGACCCACACCAGCTCCGTCGGGCCGATCAGCCCGAAGTCAGTCGCCCAGGCCACGGTGCAGGTCTACGCCCCGGCCAACGCCTCCTATCCGACTAGTATGCAGCTCCGGGTGAACTTCGTCTCCGAAACCAACGCCAGCGTCACACGGAACATCACCCTGACCGCCGTGGTCAACAAGGTGAACAGCACATACGTTTCCGCCACGCCATTCATTAATACCTCCGACCCTGGTGGAACGACCGGCTTTACTATAGAGGTCAAGAACTCGGGGAACGGGCAGTCCACCATCGACCTTACCCTCCCGTCCTTTCCGGCCTACCTGACACCATCCCTCGAGCGGTCGTCCATGGAACTCGGGGCCGGAGCCAGCGCAAAGGTAAATATGACCGTATCGGTCAGCAAGAACGCGCCGGTGGGAGACAGCAATATTGTGGTCAGGGCAACGGTGCGGGACACTGTGGTCAGCTCCAACTACACGATCATCGTCAGGGTCAATCAGGTCTACAATCTCTCAGTGTTTCCGTCCGGGAGCTACTCCCAGCACATCTCCCCAGACTCAAAGGCGACCTATGGGGTCATGGTGAAGAACACGGGCAATGGCAACGACACGATTACAATGTCCGTCGGGACCGTCCCCTCGGGCTTAACTGTCTACTTCGATAAATACAGCCTCTCCCTGGGACCCGACGAGACCTCCGTAATCAACGCCACGGTTGAGGTGGCGAGGGACACCCCCGCGGCCACCCATAACATCGAGCTCAAGGGTACATCCTCCTCCGGAAAGACCGCCAACACCACAATCATCGCGATAATAGACCAACACTACGAAGTGTCAATCACCACCACATCCGCCTACAACACCACGAAACCGGGCAGCTCCGCCAACTACACTGTCGCCATCAGGAACCTGGGCTCCGGCAATGACACCTTCTCGATAACAGCCGGGGGGGACAGCCCCTCCTGGGTCTCGTTCAGCAACTCTAGCCTTCCCCTCAGCCCGGGCGAAGGAAGTAATGTCACGGTCACAGTGGCCGTGCCTGCAAACGCGAAAAAGATGAATGTGACCACGACAGTGACGGCGACCTCGACCTCAAAGTCCTCCGTTAACGCCTCCGTGAGTCTCGTGACCATTATCGACCAGACCTACGGGGTTCAGATGTGGATCTCGCCATCGAGCATGGACATCAGGCCGGGCGAAAGTGGAAAATACACCGTGATCATCAAGAACTCCGGCAACGCAAAGGACACATTCTTCGTAAACATGAGCCAGAATCCGAATAACTGGGCTTCCCTTGACATCTCCTCGCCCTTCCTCACCCTGAGCAGCGACGAGTATTACAGCCTCAATCTGACCGTGAGCGTCCCCGTGGACGCCGCTGTGACTACCGTGAAGAGCGAGGTCATGGCGACCTCACAGGGCGACACATCTGTGTACACAAAGGCGGGCGCAACTACCAGCGTCACCGCGATATACAACTTCGAGCTAATAGTGAACAACGCCAACGCGAGCGGAGAGCCAACCGACACTGTCACGTTCGACGTGAGAATCAAGAACACTGGCAACACCCCAGACAACTACACCCTTGACCTCACGGGCGAGAAGCGCTCTTGGGCTAGCCTCGCGAGTCCCTCAATCCGTCTCGACACGGGGGAGAGCCGGACGGTTCTCATCAACGTCACGATACCCGACAATGAGAAACCAGCCAATCACACGATATCGCTCAAGGTGACTTCTCTGGGGAATACGTCAAAGAGCCAGTCAGTTTCATTGACAGTCCAGGTTCTCCCTAAGCATGACCTGGAGCTGAGCAGCGGGGATTTCCAGACAAGAAAGACGGGAGATCCGGGGATGAAAGTTGTATTCAAAATCAATGTCACCAATAAAGGCCCCGACCCCGATACCGTCGACCTCACCTTATCCGGCGCTAGGGTAGACTGGGCTTCCCTCTCGCAGGACTCTGTTGTCTTGGGCTCTGGGGCTTCGATAATGGTGAACCTAACGGTCTCGATTCCCAGCAACGCCCTGCCTGAGAATGTGCTCTTCACCGTTTCAGGGAAGCTCAAGTCCACGGCTAACCGAACCAAGAGCCTCGAGCTCACCGTCTCTGTGGGGCAGATATATAAAATCGAGCTCTCAAGCCTTCTTTCCGAGAATGAGACCACTCCCGGCGGGAGCGTGAACTACAATGTGAAAATCAAGAACCAGGGCACGGGAAACGACACCGTCCAGCTCACCGCCCTTAACTACAGCACTTGGGTTTCATTCAGCAAGTCCAGTGTCACCCTCGGGCCCGAGAGCTCGGAGGAGGTCACCGTAACCGTGACCGTACCTTCCAAGCCCCTCCCTGCGATGGGAGACTACAACATAACCATTGAGGGTAAGTCTGTCGGGAACGACTCTGTCAGGTCGAGCCTAAGGCTTGTTCTGACGATCAAACAACTCTATGGCGTGGCGATATCCAGCAATGTGAGCGTCAGCTATGTCGACCCGGGCGCAAGCACTTCTTACGAGCTGACTATAAAGAACGAAGGCAACGGAAGGGACAGCTTCAGCTTGACAAAGTCAGGCGAGCATACTGACTGGGTGACCTTTTCTTCCTCCTCCATCACCCTCGCTGGGGGGGCATCGTCTTCAGTCATTATGACCGTCGCCGTCCCGAGCAACGCCATCGCCCAGTCGTTCAACATTACCGTGAATGTAAAGTCGCAGGGAAACCTAGCTGTGCAGCAGAACATAACCGTGATGACCACCATAAACCTTCTTTACGGTCTGGAGCTGACCGCCTCCGATACCTACAAGGAGCTGACCAGCGTGGCCTCGGCCTACTTTAACATGACCATCAGGAACACGGGCAACAGCATAGACACATTCGACTTCGAAGCTATTGGGGCGCGCCTTGACTGGGTCTCTTTCAACACCTCTTCGGTCATTCTAGGCCCAGGAAACTCCACCATTGTGAAGGTGACCGTGACCCCGCCTTGGGCCACCCCCTATGACAAGCTCTCCGGAACATACACAAATGTGATTAAGGTCACATCGAGGGGGTACAGCTTCGCCACCGCCAATGTAACACTGACGACAAAAATAGACATAAGGTATGGTCTAGAAACAACTTGGGATGCAATCCAGAAGACGACGGGACCTGGGGGACGAGTAACATTCAACGTGACAATTAAAAATACAGGGAATAACCAGGATACCTTCAGCCTCAGCGCCCTGACCTTCACCACTTGGGTAACCTTTGATAACGACAACATAAGCATCATTCCCGCGAGCCTCTCTACTGTGATGATGACGGTGAACGTTCCTGCGGGTCAGGCTAACCAAGACTACATCATCACGGTCGAGGTAAAGTCGCGAGGCAACGACACCCTGAAGAGGAGCCAGGACATCAAGGTCACCGTCAGCGAAAGGTTCGGTGTTGGCCTGAGCAGCGAGGACACCTCGAAGGACTGCGGGCAAGGCGATTCCGTGGTTTACACGATAAGGGTCAAGAACACCGGGAACGTCCTGGAGGATATTGACCTGAAGGTCGTGGAGGGCAACTACAAAGAGTGGGCCCAGCTCAGCGTCTTCTCCGTCCAGCTCCGGGAGAGCGAGGACCGCGAGGTTGCGGTGACGGTCCGAGTGCCCTCGGGACAAGCGGCCGGAGCATATGATGTAACAATAAAGGCAGAGGTTCGAGGCCACACCGATTTCTCTGCTCAGATTGTTCTCTCCACGAGCGTTTTCTATGGCGTGGAGCTGACAACCAAGGAGGCGAAGAAGAAGGGCAAGGCCAACGAAATCGTGACCTTCAATGTGACGGTGAAGAACAGGGGCTCCGGCAACGACACCTTCGACCTCTCCATCCTCGATCCCTACTCCTCTTGGCTCGTCGGCTTTGACTATGATCTGTTCGAGCTGGGGAAGGATAAGAGCAGACTTGTCCAGGTGAGCATCAGGATAGACAAGGACGCCCTGATGCAAGACTACATAATTTCCCTCAAGGCGATGTCCGACGGGGACATCACAAAGACGGCGGTGCTTACATTGACCATAACCGTCGAGCGCACACCGGCCCTAAAGCTCGAATCGGCCGACACGGAGGAGACTGTGAGGCCCGGCCAGAGCGTGGCCTACACCTTCAGGCTGACCAATGACGGTAACGGTCAAGATACCTTCAAGCTCAAGGTCCAAGAGGGCGACTACATTACCTGGGCCTCGGTCAGCAAGGAGACAACAATTCTTGCGGTGGACCAGTACGAGGAGCTCACCTTCACAGTATCAGTGCCGGGCGACGCGCCGGCCGGTCTCTACAACCACACGCTGAAGGTGTGGTCGGCGGACAACGAGAATGTTTTCCTAACCCTCACCTTCAGAACAAAGGTCGACGCAGTATATAATTTCCAACTGAGCGCGGAGGAGCCCTTGCTGGAAGGCAAGCCGGGCGAAGAACTCGTCTACACCGTGAAGGTGGAGAACATCGGCAACGCTCCTGACACGTACGACATTCAGGTCAAGGACCTGCCTTCGGGCTGGGGGTCTACACTGAGCAGCTCAAGCGTTACACTGAACTCCAAAAGCAAGCTCACCCTTACTTTCGTGGTCTGGATAACCACCAATTATGAGAAAGCCCGGGCCAACAGCTACTACTTCTCTCTGAGGTTCATCTCGAGAGGCAACGACACTGTGGAGAAGACCCTCGCTCTGACGGCGGTTGTACAGCAGGTCTATGGCATCGAACTCACCCTAGACCCCGGCAGCACAGAAAAGACCATAGACCCCTACGGGGACGACCAGGACTTCACGATTATCGTCAAGAACACCGGGAACGGCGAGGACACCGTAACGTTCAAAGTAACGAGATACCCAGCCCGCTGGAGCTCGAGCTACTTCACCTTCAGCCCCACCGCAATCACCGTTCAGCCCGGCAATACGACCACGAGGCAGGTCTCGGTCCGCCTGTCTGCCAGCAGCATCGAGACAGACAGGGGCAGCTACGACTTCGATGTGGCAGCAATATCCAAGGACGGAACCCAGTCCCTGGCGGTCAGGGTGCCAGTAAAAGTGATTAAGGGAGCAGTCCGCAGCCTAACTCCAGAGGACATCAAGCTCAGCAAGAGCAGACTGGGTAAGGGGGAGCTCCTCACAGTGACGGTGACAATCACCAACGCGGGCGACGCGGACATGAGGGGCGTGACAGTCACCCTGTATGCCAATGGAAACACTGTAGCGAGCAAGCCGATAACCTCGACCATTAAAAAGGACAGGAGCGCACAGGTCGTGCTCGAGTGGACGCCCGAGAGCGCGGATGAATACACTCTCAAGATAGCAGCCAAGTACGGCATCGACGACCCGGTCGAGCTCACCCTGAGCCAGAAGATTGTGGTGACGGAGGCAGGCGCGGGTATGGACATCGGCTCCATATTCCCTTGGCTGCTCATCGGTTTCCTGATAGCTGTCATAGTGGTCGTCGCGGCCGTTTTCTCAAGGCGGAGGGCGGCCCCCGCACCCCCGGCAGGTCTCAGGCCACCCCTGACCGAGCCCGGTGAGGAGGGAGCGGAGGAAGAGGGCGGTGAGGAAGAAGGTTTGGGCGAGGAGGGGCTGGGCGAGGAGGAGGAGAAGATGGAGGAAGAGCCCGTGCCGCCCCCTGAGGCCCCGCCCAAAATCATGCGCATCAAATGCCCCAAGTGCACCGGGACCAAGGAAATCACCGACCAGACCAGACCTCTCGAGGTCACCTGCGATACCTGCGGCGCGAGGCTGAGGATAAAGTAG